A region from the Branchiostoma lanceolatum isolate klBraLanc5 chromosome 2, klBraLanc5.hap2, whole genome shotgun sequence genome encodes:
- the LOC136426492 gene encoding cation channel sperm-associated protein 2-like: PEVGQNDDYATLNACIKIFDYCSLIMYMLEIILKWLDDFFPFWNSGWNVFDFIVTLQSVIPEIMNMTGDVGTGGLAVIAKQMRIFRVLRSLKMVSRFRQVRLIALAITKAFQSMTFILLLLLTFMYIFAIMGIIFFENYTKAEGMVLEYQQSFSSIQNAFITLIQLFTLDHWHELLMDLVKVANPILSGFYVILWIFIGSFIFRNIFVGIMVNNFQNIRNDLVVEVQQYERAIQVAEMEEKLKHELSNRRESRQSLISGQEESGAQGAKSTEEVLETTVIQDMVPPPGSFLNARLEETGKPSKSAVSFLDQDAASIQRNISDHLLEAERADADWDRIVQENMTVLSDTIHETVWPRDTLFKYYRLMERLQDNLEERMELHRLASLALLQIYDS, from the exons ccagaggttgGACAGAATGACGACTATGCCACCCTGAACGCATGCATCAAGATCTTTGACTACTGCTCCCTCATTATGTACATGCTGGAGATCATCCTGAAGTGGTTGGACGATTTCTTCCCCTTCTGGAACAGTGGCTGGAACGTTTTTGACTTCATCGTCACCCTGCag TCTGTGATCCCAGAGATCATGAACATGACGGGGGACGTTGGGACGGGCGGTCTCGCCGTCATCGCCAAGCAGATGCGAATCTTCCGCGTGCTGCGATCGCTGAAGATGGTTTCCCGCTTCCGCCAAGTTCGCCTCATCGCCCTGGCCATCACCAAGGCATTTCAG TCCATGACCTTCATCCTGCTGCTGCTCTTGACCTTCATGTACATCTTCGCCATCATGGGCATCATCTTCTTTGAGAACTACACCAAGGCGGAGGGGATGGTCCTCGAGTATCAGCAGAGCTTTAG TTCGATCCAGAATGCCTTCATCACCTTGATCCAGCTGTTCACCCTGGACCACTGGCACGAGCTGCTGATGGACCTGGTGAAAGTGGCCAACCCCATCCTGTCTGGGTTCTACGTCATTCTCTGGATCTTCATTGGGTCCTTCATCTTCCGTAACATCTTTGTCGGCATCATGG TGAACAACTTCCAGAACATCCGTAACGACCTTGTGGTGGAGGTTCAGCAGTACGAGCGAGCCATCCAGGTGGCCGAGATGGAGGAGAAACTCAAGCACGAGCTCTCTAACAG ACGTGAGAGCCGACAGAGCCTGATCAGTGGACAGGAAGAGAG TGGAGCACAGGGGGCTAAAAGTACTGAAGAGGTTTTGGAGACGACAGTCATCCAAGATATGGTGCCACCTCCAGGGTCATTTCTCAA CGCTCGCTTAGAGGAGACTGGCAAGCCTTCCAAGAGTGCGGTCAG TTTCCTGGACCAAGATGCGGCGAGCATCCAGCGGAACATCAGCGACCACCTGTTAGAGGCTGAGAGAGCTGACGCAG ACTGGGACAGAATTGTACAGGAGAATATGACCGTCCTGTCTGATACCATCCATGAAACAGTCTGGCCGAGGGACACCCTGTTCAAGTACTACAGACTCATGGAGAGGCTACAGGACAACCTGGAGGAACGTATGGAGTTGCACCGCCTGGCCT CCCTGGCACTTTTGCAGATCTATGATTCCTAA
- the LOC136426588 gene encoding uncharacterized protein, with translation MASKNGDQSPTKDPNDTSSPVSEADSGLGSLAAQDVENLEEEPLTLAVEPVSDNGGSQSMLQESYDQELWRLEGKKASKLTIKGIYERSISVSESTFEISTPGTVSDDVRSGYEDEAAVRAAEGRTLTYSDRQEVPSDIWKNLRSKGEGKTHEVGKVYSALADHLRGVEKAEDCYLLPIENGLLISPKEITTFTDNTPGSIVRVEQEPRRGVFMTMETAVSKDRDIAYRPGQQAEGGNFLVLTEVGDGIEAIVYKAMDVRTGDKFAVKKMEISERMREWKDPLSGFLKLPGCEQTCRAYGVIVDEADNCVYFLMELLEGKTLMALLGDQTVPIGIPFAVDYTIHILEGLKYIHSKGMVHADINGRNIMIVGPNAIIVDTTGAREASSPRSLGYVWDVKNAINLLNNMLRNDDSESSQPPWEASDKDRKKFDKGTIDKLQCLLKNKSQYLVPLSTTSNKFGKLLQDLQEISKELEGRALIYHLQILCTLYLYL, from the exons atggCGTCCAAAAATGGAGACCAAAGTCCGACTAAGGACCCCAACGATACATCGTCGCCTGTTTCAGAGGCCGACTCTGGCCTGGGATCATTGGCTGCACAAGACGTAGAGAATTTGGAAGAAGAACCTCTGACCTTGGCTGTAGAGCCAGTATCAGACAATGGTGGCTCCCAGTCCATGCTCCAGGAGTCATACGACCAGGAACTGTGGCGTTTGGAAGGCAAAAAGGCGTCAAAATTAACAATCAAAGGGATCTATGAACGCAGTATTAGTGTAAGCGAGTCTACATTTGAAATCAGCACTCCAGGAACTGTCAGTGATGACGTCAGGTCTGGATACGAAGACGAAGCTGCAGTTCGTGCCGCAGAAGGACGCACTTTAACTTACAGCGACAGGCAAGAAGTTCCCTCAGATATTTGGAAAAACCTGAGGAGCAAGGGCGAGGGAAAGACTCACGAAGTCGGCAAAGTTTACTCCGCTTTGGCTGACCATCTTCGGGGGGTCGAGAAAGCTGAAGACTGCTACCTTTTACCCATCGAGAACGGACTTCTTATCTCACCAAAGGAGATTACCACGTTCACCGACAATACACCGGGGTCAATCGTCCGTGTGGAACAG GAGCCTAGGAGGGGGGTCTTCATGACCATGGAAACTGCAGTGTCCAAAGACAGGGACATCGCCTACAGACCCGGACAACAGGCAGAGGGGGGTAACTTTCTGGTCCTAACTGAGGTAGGAGACGGAATTGAAGCCATCGTTTACAAGGCCATGGATGTTCGTACCGGTgataagtttgcagtgaagaagATGGAGATCAGCGAACGG ATGCGGGAATGGAAGGACCCCCTTTCAGGCTTCCTGAAGTTGCCAGGCTGTGAGCAGACATGCAGGGCGTATGGAGTCATCGTAGATGAAGCAGATAACTGTGTGTACTTTCTGATGGAGCTGCTAGAAG GGAAGACGCTGATGGCTCTCCTAGGAGACCAAACTGTACCCATAGGCATACCCTTTGCTGTGGACTACACAATTCACATCCTGGAAGGCCTGAAGTACATCCACAGCAAAGGGATGGTCCACGCAGACATAAATG GGAGGAACATCATGATTGTTGGCCCGAATGCCATCATAGTTGACACAACGGGGGCCAGGGAGGCCAGCTCTCCTAGATCTCTAGGCTATGTATGGGATGTAAAAAATGCAATCAACCTCCTGAACAATATGCTGCGTAATGACGACAGTGAGTCAAGTCAACCCCCTTGGGAAGCTTCAGATAAAGATCGGAAAAAGTTT GACAAAGGGACAATTGACAAGCTGCAGTGTCTATTAAAGAATAAGTCACAATATCTAGTACCCTTGTCAACAACGAGCAATAAATTTGGGAAACTTCTGCAGGACCTACAGGAAATCTCAAAGGAGCTGGAAGGTAGGGCCCTCATTTATCATTTACAAATATTATGTACACTATACCTTTATCTTTAG
- the LOC136426493 gene encoding collagen alpha-1(I) chain-like — translation MKSNLGVLEQRLHEMKSGFPIGPRGLPGLVGPPGKTGPIGPVGPSGKTGPIGPVGPSGEAGPRGPKGTAGSPGKDGARGQVGSAGLVGSPGETGPIGPVGPPGENGLPGHRGLQGPPGKTGPVGPVGYPGETGPPGPIGQVGPLGETGPSGHRGPRGSPGKTGPIGPVGPPGETGPIGPEGFPGKTGSIGPVGAPGETGPRGPRGPRGSLGKTGQPARRENKWQKHGLKK, via the exons ATGAAGAGTAACTTGGGAGTCTTGGAGCAGCGTCTTCACGAGATGAAGTCAG GTTTCCCTATTGGACCACGCGGTCTACCTGGACTAGTGGGCCCTCCCGGAAAGACTGGGCCAATCGGGCCAGTGGGCCCTTCCGGAAAGACTGGGCCGATCGGGCCAGTGGGCCCTTCCGGAGAGGCTGGGCCCCGTGGACCGAAAGGAACAGCCGGATCCCCAGGAAAAGACGGGGCACGTGGGCAAGTGGGCTCCGCTGGACTAGTTGGTTCCCCCGGGGAGACTGGACCGATCGGGCCAGTGGGCCCTCCCGGGGAAAATGGGTTACCTGGGCATCGTGGGCTACAGGGCCCTCCCGGAAAGACTGGCCCGGTCGGGCCAGTTGGTTACCCCGGGGAGACTGGCCCACCTGGCCCGATCGGGCAAGTGGGCCCTCTCGGGGAAACTGGGCCATCTGGGCATCGTGGGCCAAGGGGTTCTCCCGGGAAAACTGGACCGATCGGGCCGGTGGGCCCTCCCGGTGAAACTGGGCCGATCGGTCCAGAGGGCTTTCCCGGGAAGACTGGGTCGATTGGGCCAGTGGGCGCTCCCGGGGAAACTGGGCCACGAGGGCCCCGTGGGCCAAGGGGCTCTCTTGGGAAGACTGGCCAGCCTGCACGACGGGAAAACAAATGGCAGAAACATGGGTTAAAAAAGTAA